The Channa argus isolate prfri chromosome 13, Channa argus male v1.0, whole genome shotgun sequence DNA window tcttcacTATTTTAGTCCTATcttatgtttgtatgtgcacttttatttttgttttttggtactCTGAAATTGTCCCAGTTCTTGTTAAAAATGTGGGTACTCTTCCAAtagttgcatttatttaaattaagtcTTGCATGGCAGTGTGCCTACATGTCTTGATTGCTGTATTTATTCACCGCTTGcatatgaaacattttatttgtctgtaattATTCATGAATATCTTTTTTGTTGTCATCCTTTGGCTGCTATTTTGGCAACATGTTTCACAGATGTAGCTGTGTGCACATTTACTCTGGCATCAACAAAACCATTATTATAGACTACTGATATTCTGGGTTGTGAAAAAATGCCCAACATTATGCCATGCAGCAGCCAATTGATTGACTGTCAATTGTTTAGACTCGGCACATTTCTAAAACCGACGTATCTTTTCAGGGTCTTCTCTCAGCACCAGCAGAGCTCAGACACAACCCTCAGTCACTATAGCCACACCCTCTCCATCTCCTCAGCCAATCACACGGCTTGCACAGGTCCAgaccaacaacagcaacaacaagagAGGGATGTTTACTGATGATCTTCATAAACTGGTGGATGACTGGACAAAAGAGACTGTTTCAGCAGCCAATAAACAACCCTCCCTGAACCAGATCAAACAGCAGAGACGCCAGCGGGACCTGGAATGCaaagcactttctatgggagcAGCTACATATGAGGTATTCCAATagggtgtgttcagtcaataaAATGATTTAGAAACACTTTAACTTTGATCTGGGgtaatgtcaaagtaaaaacagatttcTACAAAGTTACATAGATAATACTTAATATTTGGTTTTCACCTCCCCTCAAACTAGGAAATAGTCAAGGGCAGTGAGGGTACATAAGGGcacataattaaaaatttattttactaattataCTTTTTGAGCTCATATCATATGGGGAAAAGGACCAATGCTGTGACTGTCTATCAATCAAAAGTAACTATTGGCTATTGGCTTTTTTGTCCTAGTGGCAGCAGTTTGGGACAGCAGACTTTCTGAAATTTGAGAAGCTGTTACCTTTTAAAGTAGTGGAAAAGTAAAGTAGGTCACCTGTTTGTTTTACGACAGATATCACTGCCTTTTATCCCGCTTTAGAAAgccaaaccattttaaaatctCAAATCATGGGACCATTCTACAATTTTTCTTCATTCCCCTGTGGAGACATTTGGCATCATAATACGCCTATTGCTGTACCATATCaaccaaaatgcaaaaattattatttattatatatatatcaatagTTTGCCATTTTGCGAAATTTCTTAAGACCATTTTATTGCCCACCACTAACTTGACCTGTGCCATTTGATTACTCTTtgctgttttgtaaaataataatctttttttccaGATGAAATCTCATGTTGGTCCCAGCAAGTTCCATCTGTCTCTTTCCTGTCCATTGACTGCTACTTTAGGCCCTCGTATGCCCACAAACCTAACTCCCAGCTCCTCTGCAATGCTCCCTCCTGGGTACCTTCTTCCAGCAGGCTCCTGTGTCGGGATGGTTCCCGGTCCCCTTTACCCTCAGCCATGGCACAGCATACCTAGTCCAGTAGGGTCTGTTGGTCCTGTAGCCCTCCTCGGTGCTGCAAGAATGATGCCCTATGCTACAATGGCAAATCCAGGGATCCAAGCCTTCCCTCTGGTTATGCACAACCCAGAGAATAGCCCTTGTCCAAAAACCACTAGGACTACCTGATCTGCAAACCAGGATTTGTTGGTCTGTAATGGCATAATCTGTgtacaaaatgtacataatctaatacagtaaataacattAAGCAGTGTTGATATCTTTACACAGCACATATCTgtagtaaagtgtgtgtgtgtgtgtgtggacatgtttgtgcgtgtatgcatgtgtgtatactgtacagtatgtgttaagAAAGTGTGTCTGAATACCGTATGCTTTTTGGCTTTGGTCTTGACTAAACTCAGCCATACAAGACTTTTTGTCTGTTCAAAACGTTTagcaaatgttttgtcatgcaaacatatttcacaatattcttgcttttgcctttttgtgtgttttatacacTCTAAACACTACATTGAAATCCAAATACCAGTGGTTAGAGTTACAGTAACAGGGCAGTGTTATGTTGAAACTATTTGAAGGAATGTAGTGCCTTgaacattgattttattttatttttttttctcctgtgaaACAAAGCATGTCTGCGTCAAggtctttttatttacaggtaGCTTGAGTGCATTACAGACACggttgtttttggtttacaCATGAATGCCCTTGTATTACTGCACTATTAACACAATATATGCtataaaatcatgttttaacTCCTGTTTACTTTCCACCCCTGTGACAGATGGAATGCCATAGTGGGGATATATACCGTTGCCTTGCAGAAACAAATTGTTAACATAGGATCTGAGAAGAATAAACAATTTCGCCAGCAGCCAAAATCTCCTCTGTCAGGTCAAATGGTTTAGTTGGACACAGCCTATTTTTGATAGATAAACATATGTATTGGATAGCACAAGAGCTGTCAGTGCTGCCAGAGAAAAGGCAGTGTCCAGAGCCATGTAATACCTGTACATAGTTATTTCTACAGTATATGCTTCTGGTACGTTTCTGATCCGAATGTAGCAATTTATATGTGAAGGCTTGAGGCTTAAAAGTGCAATTTAATCCCTCCATAAAGCTTTGACCGTGGCCTTGCCACTAGCCTTATCTCTGATGTTGTGCAACAGGAGCAAGATGAAAAGTTGAACAAAGATTCAAATCACCAAACAACAGATGTAAGTTACCAGGCAAAGtagaaacattaaaaccacccaGGAAACACTGCATTCACTACTGCAAAATGCTCTTTCAACTTGGCTGTCTTATTTACCAGTATACACTGTATGGAAATGTTCTGTGCAATCACCAGTCAAGTCTGACATATATAACTTATTTAAAGTCTAACAcctgaagtttgtttttttttgttttttgatgctGCTATTGAATGAGGTGATGCCACTGTACAGTGAAGTTATGTTTGCATAAGGTGgtacttaaaaataatttccttcTCCAATTCAATTAGCAAATGAGATGCGTACAAAGCTGTATTATTGCCTTGTTTAAGTGATTTTCCCCTAGTTTGCTTTTGATGTCAGCCCTTTGTCATTTCTGTAATTAAATTTCAAGATACTTGATGTGGAGATTTGCACAATATATAGTCTCCCTTAATTATTACCCATGTTAAAGACTTTCCTACGTTGTACATAGTGGATTTCAGTGCTTGTACTTTTTTAATCACTAACAAGCATGGCCAACTTGTTCCACAAAGCAAAGATAAACAATATAGCTACCGTGGTCAAAAATATCACATTCACAACACGTTTGTTTTCAGCTCCCCAATCCTGCCAAGCTGTGAattgtacagtttttttgtaatttatatttgtacattttgattGTTTAGAGGTAGTGGAGGGGTTGCTTTGATGTATATTATTCCATCAATTCGGTTTGAATTGGACTTTTATAGAATATTATGCAGAGTCTTCTGCTTTTGGTGAAATATTTCCAGTAGTAAGAGATTTCTGTTCTCTGTTACTTGTATCTGGTATGTTTTGTTCCACCACTCCCTGGCTGCTAACTCTTTATGAGCAGAGGAGGGAATAGCTATTGTTGGCATTTTCATTCGGGTGCAGTAAGAAAGGGGAGAGCTGAAATGCGCAGAGGACCAGTCCCTAACACCTCCTACTTCTGCTTATCTCCCTTCTCTCTTGGAAAATGTTGCCCCCTTGTGAACATGCTCTGATAAAAGCTTGTGTTAAAACGATCTGTGGGATTACCTCTGCCTGCTGTATGTCCCACTTTATTACCCCACCCTACCCTGCTGCACTCTGATCACAGGCTGTATGTtgagagagaaataaatattttgtgcttgatgtgtcagtgtttttattttcattttacaaaaatgaacaagaacctgttttctttttaatatttttttctgatcaGCTAGGACCCGATAAATCACGtattataaaaaactaaacaataaatacCCAAGGAGTTATCGTAGGTTTTCCCGAATAGAGAATGCGCTTTatagaaatgtttgtgtaagtgtAATATTCCCAGGCCATGTTTTTGCACCCATTTCTATCTTTTGAAACGCAGCCGCAGATTCGTAACATTCAAAACAATAATAGTCTTTGAAAATATTGTTCgggtacaaataaaaaactccCCTAGACGATATGTGCAGAATAACAATCAGGTGACTATAAAACTCTGGTTACAATACTGATAGGTGCTCTATTCTAGCACCAAAGCCAAGAAGTAAAGCCCGTCTTTGTGTGGCGAATGTGCCAACCCTCATCCATGGCGTAGAGTTAGCTACACCAATGTTTGTCCCTTTTGTTCAAGCGACTTTCTGCATTATTCTCAACACAATGAAATAATTAGAATAATATACtgtttcataaaaacatttcacagtaCCCACGTTTTCTGTGATCTCGTCTGGGTTTACCTAATGAATTAAAATCGACCTGCAACCCGTCCGATCTGGAGTGAGATTTCCGAAGCAGTCCAGAGGAGCGTGGAGTAGTAAGTGTTTTTAACGTTAGTCCAGATCTGAACTGTTGAACGGCTGAGGACATGTTTTAGGGCAGACTTGGTCACATTTGAATTTACTGTCAAGCTTAATGTAGCGTTAGGGTTTAAGTGTCGAGTGATTTCATTTTaatccacaaaacaaaaacacggaGTAGTAAAGCCTTAACGCAACATAGGAATATCGTTACCTGGCCATTTTCCCTCGTGTCACACATTTCAGATGTATTTTGGCACGTAGAAGATATTTAATGGACTGCTCGATCGTGGCCGTTGCTGTTAAATTATGAACCCGATCACAACTGCTGAATAGTGTGGCAGCATTATGAAACCAGACGTTAACGTTACTGTCATTTTGCTTCCCAGTATGTGGGGCTCACAGGGTGAGGTCATTGTGGAGGGAAACACTGTAAGTTAGCTTAAAGAACTGAGTGGTCATCTAACACATAGACGGGCTACAATGTATGTAATCTTACTTCACAcacttttgtttatatttgtatttatttagcaaAGGTTAACAAATGATACATCTTCTTCTGCAGCTAGCTAACGTTAATGTCTGTGCTGTGGAAACGATTCCAGTTTAGCATGCGAATGAAGCAGTGGTTAACGTTATTCAGGTGGCTAAATGAAGAACTTAACGATGAATATTTAGCAGGCGCTAGCAATAGCTTGTTTGTACCCTTGTTTTGTGAGTGCTAGCTATTAGACCAATTCTCTGTAGCCTGGCTCTTTGGAAAATGAATTATTGGTGGCGTTTGTTAGCCCTGGTTATCTTGCTTGCTAACAGCGCCAGACTGCAATGTTTCATTGTTTGGAGAGGAAGCGCCAGTAAAATGCTaaggctaacgttagctggaTATGTATTAACGTTAGAACGTTTTCAGGTTATTTGCCTTTGTGGCTTTTAAGCTGGTTACATGTTTACCTGTGCACTGCTTTGTCTTATGTATCTTTCTATCTCATGAGCTGTACACGAACTCTAAACTGCTGTGCCGTCTATTTCTCTGTTATGTGCGGTTACTGtacagaagaagaagcaaaaaatGGACCATAAATGCACCTGTCATTGAGAATCGTTAATGCAACATGACAATTTGTTTGCTACTGGGAAAAGGAGACACCGTCACGTGACTGAACTGTAGCAGGTGCACAGTGTGCAAGGCTGGTGTGTCTCGTACACTTCACTGGAGTGGCTTGTGCCCAACTAATGTGCATCAGAATGAAGCCTTAGAAATTGATCCTCCATGGTTCTGCTTTGTGCTCATCTGTTTCAGATGTAAACTTAAGCAGCATCTGTCCCAGCAGTGGCTGTTGACACAATGGGGCTGGACTTTGATGTAAAGACATTCTGTCACAATCTGCGGGCCACCAAACCCCCTTATGAGTGTCCTGTGGAGACTTGCCGTAAAGTTTACAAGAGTTACAGTGGCATTGAATATCATCTTTACCACTATGACCATGACAACCCAACACCTGCACAGGCTGTAccccagaagaagagaaaaggacGGCCTCCTCGTGCATCATTGGCGGGGTCAGGAGATACTGATGATGGTGGGGGTAATGGAGGTGGAGGACCAGGGCACGGGGGGAACACCCCTGGTAGCCCCAACAGGTCAGAGCGGTCTCACTCTCCAGGCAGAGAGACAATGACTTATGCTCAAGCACAGCGCATGGTAGAGTTGGATATTCAAGGACGCATTCATCGCATTAGCATCTTTGAGAACATTAATGTGGTATCAGAGGAAGACAGTGATGCAGACGATGCTCCAACATCCGGTACcagtggtagtggtggtggggTGTGTAATGGTAGTGACGGTGGAGTGGGAGGTAGCGAGATTGTAGGAGGTGGCAAGGACCGGCCAGATATCCCTTCTTCTAATGGGGGAAAAGCCACCCCAAAGTCTGGGAAACACAAgagtaaagaaaagaagaaggatgGCTCATCCTATCATCACAGTGCACAGTCTGGGCCAGCGGTCAAGCTCCCTGAGGCAGTGTTCAGAGAATTGGACCAAGAAAGACCAGATGCCCCTCCACGGCCATTATCTTACTACAGGTCTGTACTGAGTTTTGGAGCTggtttattaatataatataataataacattaataataatagcaatattattgcaattattataataattattgttattgaaGCAATATTATTGTTAAGTACCTAACATGTATTTTGCAGACCAAGTTGACTTCTTAGAGAATCCATGTGTAGAAGAGGCATCTTACATTTACCTTGTCATTCACtagtttgtttgtattttaacagcCTAGTTTAATACATGTGTTGAGAGATAAATATGACCTCCAATTTCTGGTATTCTTTTACATTATTTCCTCCTTCTGAATATGGTTGATGTTGATGGTAGTCTGATGCTGCCTTTAACCTTCTTTTCCTGTCACAGTCTATATTAATGTGCACATTTTCCTCTTATGTTAAACTTTGTTGTTCAGGTACATTGATAAATCTGTGGAAGAGCTTGATGAGGAGGTAGAGTATGATATTGATGAGGAGGACTACATCTGGCTCGACATCATGAATGACAGGCGGAGGCGTGACGGTGTGACACCCATCCCTCAGGAGGTCTTTGAGTACCTCATGGACCGCTTAGAGAAGGAGTCCTACTTTGAGAGCCACAACAAGGTACCTGAACTTGGATACCTAGGTAGCGATGATATTTTAACACTGTAACGTAAAGAGACTAAGATTTGTCTTTGGTCTATGCATCAGGCGGATCCCAGTACCCTTATTGATGAGGATGCTGTCTGCTGCATCTGTAACGATGGAGAGTGTCAGAACAGCAATGTTATCCTGTTCTGTGACATGTGTAACTTGGCGGTGCACCAAGAATGCTATGGTGTCCCCTACATTCCAGAGGGTCAGTGGTTATGCCGTCGCTGCCTGCAGTCTCCAAGTCGAGCTGTGGATTGTGCTCTCTGTCCTAACAAGGGAGGAGCTTTCAAACAGACGGATGATGCACGGTGGGCACACGTAGTGTGTGCCCTCTGGATCCCAGAGGTAAATCGGTACCTGACTTTTACATTATACATATCAACATTAGGGTGATGTATGAGCCAatcagggtttcctctgtttgtttgtttttttgttgtgtattgtaaggctAGTTGAATTATGAAGCCTCCGTATAAGcatactgatgatgtcattaatgacattacATAACTGCCTTTTAAGTGTGCCTTtgaagtttaccttttaagtttgtttaagtAGTTGTCGTAGAAACTATGTATAAGAAAGTTTGTTACAAGTGAAGGAGTTCAGCTCGGCTTTGGGATAGGAGCTACAAGTTACAGCTATTGGGGCTACGAGACACAGCTATTAGAGATTTAAGTTCAGCTATTAGTGCTGACAGAAAGAACGGACTACAAGGTGGTGGTAAACCCaagaaggtagaagtgaaaggttcagtgtgtagctgtggaggcccGCAGTTTCTTACCTTGTTCGTTGGAATTGATTTGTAAACatatttgtgaaattactaGTAAACGTGTACTGTAGAATTACGCTGTTATAACTACTCCGTACTGGCTGAGAAACGtggaatttaataaatgttcagtgttcgtTATACAATGATCAtttggagtggataattgttggaccatctGCTTCCACAGCTGGGCTGTCCATCTGTGCTGCACCCAACTTTTAGGATTACTCTCTGTTTTAAGTCAAAGCCACTTAACTTTTTTATAGTGGGAGTATaaggatttatttattacctGGATGACAAGTATAATATAGATTTTGTCCGAAGGTCTCACACACTTGTGTACATATATTGATTCTTGCACAGATCTAACGACTAAAAATGGTGAGTGTATAGGGAAGTAAATATCTGACAGATATCTGACCGTTTAGCAGTGCTCAGTGAGCTTGATGTCTTGTTATTACCCTAATCCTTTGATTTGAGTGTTTTGATAaagtgagttttgttttgttttccataggTCTGCTTTGCTAATACGGTCTTTCTGGAGCCTATTGATAGTATTGAGCACATCCCTCCTGCACGCTGGAAGCTCACGTGCTACATCTGCAAGCAGCGTGGTTCAGGTGCCTGTATTCAGTGTCACAAAGCCAATTGTTACACAGCCTTCCACGTCACCTGTGCACAACAGGCAGGCCTCTATATGAAGATGGAGCCCGTCAGAGAGACCGGAGCCAATGGCACATCTTTCAGCGTGCGCAAGACTGCTTACTGTGACATCCACACACCACCTGGGTCAGCCCAACCTTTGGGAGGGGTAGGTGGGGCCAGTATGGGTTCGTCTCACAGCGAAGGAGAGCTAGAGGATGATGACGACCCCAGCATTGGCCATGATGATGACTCCAAGGGCTGGAGCTCTGAACGAGCCAAAAGGGCAAAGGCAAAATCTAGGCTGAAGATGAAGAGAGCTAGGAAGATTTTAGCGGAGAGGAGAGCTGCAGCACCTGTGGTATCTGTACCCTGCATACCCCCGCACAGGTACATGTCAACAGCTTTGCTACAATTTCCTAACAGCTCCCAGAAATTTGTTTACCCTGTTAGACACAACAGTTTGGCAAATAGAAGGTTGACCAGAACCAAAATCAGCATGACTTTCAGCACTGTGTGCATTGAATACCTGAAGTGCTGTTGCGTTCAGCCCCACTTTCTCTATTATCTCATGCAataataatgttacattttggACTTGGGAGCACAGGagttattgtgtttgttttctccaggCTAAGCAAAATCACCAGTAACTTGACAGTACCTAGGAAGAGCCAGTTCATGCAACGACTTCATAGTTACTGGACCCTGAAGAGGCAGAGTCGCAATGGCGTCCCTCTGCTGCGCCGGCTCCAAACCCACCTGCAGTCACAGCGACATATTGACCCTCTCCCACCACAACCTTCATCACAACTTACTTCTGTAAGTTATTTTAGAGTATGTTACTATAATTCTTTTCATATTCTGTTGTCAAAACATGTTCTATATTTATGTCTGGTGGCTGTACAGAGGGACAGCgaggaaaaacaaactgctttaaaGGAGCAGCTTAAGGCATGGCAGAGACTGAGACATGACCTGGAGAGAGCCAGGCTACTGGTGGAGCTTATCCGTAAGAGGGAAAAACTCAAAAGGGAGACGGTGAGACAGACAagtttttttatctgatttatACAACCTAATACAAGAAATAACACTAGGCTGTGGAATACCATCTTACCAGAAATTCCATATAATCTAAAAGCCATTTAGCTGTTTGAGTATCATGCTTCCTAGTTTTTTTACTATATTGcaggttttaattaatttgagttttattttattttatttttctttttgagtaatagatttgtgtgtgttggagcaTGTTGCTGGGAGGCTCAGAAAAACCCCACAcattaaaaattgaaaagaatAGTTTAGGATCTTTCAAGCTAGTCCTAATAGTGACAGGATATCAATCAGTGCATATGGAAAAGTCTTTTAAACTTTGCTTCTTTTCCATTGTGTCCACGAATGCTTCCAACCAGAACAGGACTATATACTGTTAGAAATGAGGGCTGTGCAGTACAGACCTTGTGTTGTGGAGAAACAAAGTTGAGACCTGAGACTCATGATATTTCAGTAGCCAACGATTAAGCAAATCAAATTGAAATATATAgttacagcattaaaaaaaaatcactttttattCTCCCCCCTTCCCTAATACTTCCTTGACAGCTGTAGTCTAGGAACAAAATTGTTAATAGGGTAaactttgattttttatttttttgcagatgcagatttaACAGCTGGAGtatgttttttacagttttgagaCACAACTAATCTGATTAAAATTCTTTTAATAAGCTCCTGGTCTGTATATGCATTATATTTGAGTAGCATCCGTGTTTTTTCAGTTGTGATTCAGACAAGGTGGATTTGTCCTGGCAACATTACTTATAAACATTATGTTGTTTGGAAATAAACAAGCTATGGGTGAAAGTTTTACACAGATTAACTctgagaaatttaaaaaaaaaaaaaaaaaaaggtcattgcTAATAGTGGAGACTATTTCTCTGAGGACAATGGTGTGAGAAAGCTGTTACTTTACCAACTAACAGATAATTAGGGGTATGTGGAGAAAAATATATGAATTGTAGAAACAATGTTGGTTGTATGTCACTGAATATTATGAGAACAAAGATAGATTGTGATACTGGTTatgtattatttgtgttttaaattaatttccttttttattagtttgtaacgatccactgtggcgaccctgaactcatgggataagctgaaaggacaaaaaaaaaaaaaaatgatggtgCATCATTCCTAATTTACTCTGTAACTTCCAGTGAAAAGCCAGTCGATCATATCGCTCCCCTACTGTTTAGGAGAACAGAATATTCAGATTCTCATACTGCAGTGACTGCATTGGTTAGACAGAATGATGTCTGAAAACCATAACACTCATTTCTTAAAGAGAAGTCATGTTCTGGGTGACAGCATTCATAGACACTGGGGAAAGCAGGAAAGTGCATAGGAAAAGCATGTAAAACAAGTCTTTTCcatatgtataaatgtaaacataaatgtttctGATTAAGACCAGCTCTAAAGGTCCCAAACTCTTGCTTATTTTAAGCATCAGTTGCAAAACAGCTCTGCATTGAGGAGCTAATTTTTCCAAGCTTTGTATTAGTGCACATAAACCATGGCCAGCCATAAATGTGTTTGGGTATGTAATTAATGAAATAGAATTGTTTTACAGACTTCACAACCCAGAATTTTAGTTAAATTTTGTCAgcaactaaacattttttttaaaattatctttAAGATTAAAGTGCAGCAGATGGCGCTAGAGATGCAGCTGACTCCCTTCCTGGTGCTGTTGAGGAGTACGCTGGAACAGTTACAGGAAAGAGACACCAACAACTTTTTTACTGAACCTGTACCACTGGCAGAGGTAAACAAAGGCAATCATGCgtacagtctctctctctcgctctatCGCTCTCTCATATCTGTTTGTTTATCTCTTTACAGTACTTATTTATATAACAACCTTCCAGGCAACTTTAtcacaaaatatttatatattttatacatacttttatttataataggtttttagtttttttggttAAAATCATCTGTAAGGGTGCTGCATATTGGTTTGAacttaaaattttttaaattcaatccTGCCCTAACAATACAAGTTTgatttcagaaacatttttttc harbors:
- the brpf1 gene encoding peregrin, whose protein sequence is MGLDFDVKTFCHNLRATKPPYECPVETCRKVYKSYSGIEYHLYHYDHDNPTPAQAVPQKKRKGRPPRASLAGSGDTDDGGGNGGGGPGHGGNTPGSPNRSERSHSPGRETMTYAQAQRMVELDIQGRIHRISIFENINVVSEEDSDADDAPTSGTSGSGGGVCNGSDGGVGGSEIVGGGKDRPDIPSSNGGKATPKSGKHKSKEKKKDGSSYHHSAQSGPAVKLPEAVFRELDQERPDAPPRPLSYYRYIDKSVEELDEEVEYDIDEEDYIWLDIMNDRRRRDGVTPIPQEVFEYLMDRLEKESYFESHNKADPSTLIDEDAVCCICNDGECQNSNVILFCDMCNLAVHQECYGVPYIPEGQWLCRRCLQSPSRAVDCALCPNKGGAFKQTDDARWAHVVCALWIPEVCFANTVFLEPIDSIEHIPPARWKLTCYICKQRGSGACIQCHKANCYTAFHVTCAQQAGLYMKMEPVRETGANGTSFSVRKTAYCDIHTPPGSAQPLGGVGGASMGSSHSEGELEDDDDPSIGHDDDSKGWSSERAKRAKAKSRLKMKRARKILAERRAAAPVVSVPCIPPHRLSKITSNLTVPRKSQFMQRLHSYWTLKRQSRNGVPLLRRLQTHLQSQRHIDPLPPQPSSQLTSRDSEEKQTALKEQLKAWQRLRHDLERARLLVELIRKREKLKRETIKVQQMALEMQLTPFLVLLRSTLEQLQERDTNNFFTEPVPLAEVPDYLDHIDTPMDFQTMWNLLESHRYLTFEAFEADFGLIVNNCLKYNAKDTVFYRAALRLREMGGAVMRTARRQAERIGFDYETGMHLHRELSPDSQRDQERDRERERDRERERERDRERDRPLSSNEEDLLLPENRRRLPLEEQLHYLQARLDEVNSGKHSIGQSRRGKALRKEISVIRRKLAHQREGSSHMGGRETVGGGDRGSTLPHHPSSAGHHDEGGESSSQEIGGKDIGVSSSSLAPEVGRRTSVLFSKKNQKIAGPPKRPGRPPKNRDASYGGPGISQSPIGPPQLPLLSPTRQRKRPRSPHSTSSSDSDSDNDDMLPGLPSNGFDGGNQPVTESFRVYRNEPRLPRSSSDSESTTSSSSSAASDRTSTTPSKQGRGKASFSRSAFQEDSSEETSGTENDSYSVGGSRSVSHLVRGRARSGCWMASDDYASLEALDLVWAKCRGYPSYPALIIDPKMPREGVFHRGVPIPVPPSDVLKLGEQMTQEAREHLFLVLFFDNKRTWQWLPRSKLVPLGMDQELDKEKMLEGRKSNIRKSVQVAYHRAMQHRSKVQGDPSSETSDSD